In Pirellula sp. SH-Sr6A, the DNA window ACCGTTCTGCGCTATAGACCACCGCTCTGTCGACCAAACCACCTCTCCCCACCAAGCTCTCTAGTCAATCGTCCGGAGGGAAAGATTCTTACCTGGCGCGGCGCGTCAGGCGATCCTGATCTGTTGAGGACAACAGATCGACATGTCGAACGGTCGTCTCGACCGTTCTGCGCTATAGACCACCGCTCTTTCGTCCAAACCACCTCTCCCCACCAAGCTCTTTAGCCAATCGTCCGGAGGGAAAGATTCTTACCTGGCGCAGCGCGTCAGGCGATCCTGATCTGTTGAGGACAACAGATCGACATGTCGAACGGTCGTCTCGACCGTTCTGCGCTATAGACCACCGCTCTTTCGTCCAAACCACCTCTCCCCACCAAGCTCCGTAGCCAATCGTCCGGAGGGAAAGATTCTTACCTGGCGCAGCGCGTCAGGCGATCCTGATCTGTTGAGGACAACAGATCGACATGTCGAACGGTCGTCTCGACCGTTCTGCGCTATAGACCACCGCTCTTTCGTCCAAACCACCTCTCCCCACCAAGCTCCGTAGCCAATCGTCCGGAGGGAAAGATTCTTACCTGGCGCGGCGCGTCAGGCGATCCTGATCTGTTGAGGACAACAGATCGACATTGTCGAACGGTAGTCCTCGACCGTTCTGGATCGCCTTGAGGTCTCTAAAAGTTCAGCAGGCCAATGGATTTGGTTTTCTGGCCTGGGGATGTTGGTCCAAGGTGCGAAGCAGTCGAGGACGACGGCTTGACGGGGGACGCTAGCAAAGCACGGGGGTTATGCCTCGGGAATCTTGGTGTCGTTTGCGGCGGGTTCGGCGGATTCTCGTTTTGCACCAAGCCCAATGAGCGCGTCGAATTCATCGTCGGCGGCATTCTTCTGTGCGTATTCCAAGAATTCATTTTCGGCTTTCTTGGAGTCCATACCGGCCAGTTCCCGGGAGACGCGCGCGTTGGCTACAGCCTTTTGACGCATGTCGCGCAAGCGCTGCAATTCTTCGGATGTTCGGTCGTTGCTGATTCCATTGACCATATCTGCGATTTGCTTTTCCTCTTTGGCCGAGAGCACATCGGCGACCGCATCGTGCTTTTCTTCTTTGATCTTCTCTAGATCGCGCATGAGAGATTGAATCTGCGTTTTGTGACCGCTGATATTGATGATCAATTGCTTGAGGTCATCATCAAGTTCGGTCGCTCGCTGACGCTTTTCCTCGAGGGTGCTGGTAAAGTCCTTGAAGGCCGACTGGCACTTGACATACTCCGGATCGTTCTTGACCGCGACCGCATCGCCGTTGTACTTGTCGACCAGCGACTTGGCACGGGCAGCGGCCCCCGCTTTGAGTTTCTCAAGCTTCTCGATTTCTTTGGTCAGGTCAGACAATCGCTCCTTTTTGTTCTCCTCTTGGGCGATCATCGCGCTGATGGCATCTTTGTACTCGTTGAGGCGTTTCTTTTTGTCTTCGATCACGCGGTCAAAGGTCGCCGAGATCACCGTGGGATTAGCACTGATAGCATCGGCGGCCGAATCGACCTTTCCGGTGAACAAGTACTTGAGTGCGCGAAAGAATCGACCGATCGCACTGAACATAAATAAGACTCCTCAGCGTGTGATGATTGGAGATGCAAAATGAAAAACCTGTCTGGAACCGCATTCTAACCGACGGAAATACCAGACAGTGGTCGAGCTCCCCATTTTTGGGGAAGAGTCCGTGTTATTGGTTTTCTCGTAGGGACGGAGAGATGGATTCATCCCATTCCCTCAATCGTTCCTCGACCCGTTTGGCAATTCGAAGGGAGGCCTCCAGCTCTTCTTGCAGGGGCGCTAAATCCTCTTCTTTTCTGGAACGAATAATATTTCCCAAGTGTTCGGCAGCTTTGTGAAGCTGAATCGAAGCGGTTGTGATCTCGGCAACACACGATTCTCGCGCCTGAAGGATGGTGTCTCTCGCAGATCCGCTTAATTTATCTGCTTGTTCGAACAACTCGAGCGATCGTTCCAGTTGTTCGATAAGGGCTTCGAAGAGCGAGTCGAATTGCTTTTGCAGTTCGACCGACTGGATTGGAAGCTCGTTTTGCATCCTACTTTTCCGAAACGACTCGCGGGATGCGCGCGCGATACTCAACGCATCCTTTGTTCGGTAGTCGCGATCTGCACGCAATCGAGTCGCCAGCATATCGAGAGCTTGCTCGAGCAAACGCGCCTGCTCGTCTTCTGCCTCGGATTCCATCGACCGTTTCAACGCGTCGAAGCGAAACGCCAGAAGCCCGGCGAACGAAGCGGCCGTGACCAAACTCGCACCGAGGCCAAGCCAAGGATATCCGATCCAAAACGACACGACGGACACCGCCGCGGGGAGCAAGACCCAGGGGGACAGTAAGATTCTCTTCCAAAGTTTTCCACGCATGAGCCGCTCGCACTTCGGGCGTTGAACCAAGAGGCAGGGTCACACTAGCTCGAACGGAACTAGGCGAAAACCGGGTACAAGCATACGCCGGTTCCTCTTGTTTATGCGACCGCGAGAGATTCGGCAAGCCGTCGGCTAATTTGGTTGAAGCTGGTCGAGGGAGACTTGTGGTCGCCACAATTCAACGTCTAACATCTGCTTGCTTATTCTCTTTCGAGGCTTCGAAGCGGTAGCCGCTGGTCCTTGAATGAATAGCGATGAAACGCTTAGATCGATAACTCGACCTCCTGACTCGAGCGTTCGAACGATCGGCTGGAACGGATTGTTGGGGTTGGCTTGGACGACCACCGCCAGCGAATCGTCGCTGAGCCGGACCATAGCACCGACGGGATACATGGATAGGGTTTGGATCAACCCGCGGACAATCTCGCGGTCGAACCTTCCCTTTCCAGCTTGGTGGATCAAGTATCCGAGCACATCGGATTCAAAATAGGGCTCATCTTGCAACTGAGGATCGGCGAGTTGAAGATAGATATCTGCGATCTGAACGATCTTGGCGTTGTCCAGCATGAGACTCGACGGAATGCCGAGAGGAACTCCTGAACCGTCCCCGATTTCTTGGAGTTGACTGATTGTTTCGACAATCTCGTAGTCCACTCGTGTTGATTCGGCGATTAGTTGCGCACTTTCAACAGAGTGTTGGAGATATCCATCGGTTGTCGTGACCTCGGGACGCAATCGCAGTCGCTCGTCATACCAATCGGCATGTCGCAAATGGGACACGTCCGCCAACATCGA includes these proteins:
- a CDS encoding PspA/IM30 family protein; translated protein: MFSAIGRFFRALKYLFTGKVDSAADAISANPTVISATFDRVIEDKKKRLNEYKDAISAMIAQEENKKERLSDLTKEIEKLEKLKAGAAARAKSLVDKYNGDAVAVKNDPEYVKCQSAFKDFTSTLEEKRQRATELDDDLKQLIINISGHKTQIQSLMRDLEKIKEEKHDAVADVLSAKEEKQIADMVNGISNDRTSEELQRLRDMRQKAVANARVSRELAGMDSKKAENEFLEYAQKNAADDEFDALIGLGAKRESAEPAANDTKIPEA
- a CDS encoding HD-GYP domain-containing protein, with the translated sequence MLTDPAYTIDTKDLPVGALLPFDLRDPSGRLVHKAGLPITDNLLRRLRSMGVATVTVRGEMGSDSLESLPRPSFDPALIAEIHRRLDATVEVLTKTFRDLHNAAIIDITLLRNCIRSLTTHSRREAPAILSIIAHKAVGACAELAQAIAERSARLAFVSSVCGIGMGLGHESILNIGIASMLADVSHLRHADWYDERLRLRPEVTTTDGYLQHSVESAQLIAESTRVDYEIVETISQLQEIGDGSGVPLGIPSSLMLDNAKIVQIADIYLQLADPQLQDEPYFESDVLGYLIHQAGKGRFDREIVRGLIQTLSMYPVGAMVRLSDDSLAVVVQANPNNPFQPIVRTLESGGRVIDLSVSSLFIQGPAATASKPRKRISKQMLDVELWRPQVSLDQLQPN